CCGTGCCAGAGGTGTCAGAGGTATTGACGCTTTCGCCAACAGGCAGGAATGACCGGTGGTATGCGCCAGGACGTAGTCGGATGGTTGTCATCGTAGAACCGGTTCATGGGAATGGTGCTAATTCACTGGAGTAATGCGGTCATGAAGAATCCCTACGACGAAAACAAGATGGTGGCGCTGGTTCAGGCCACTCTGCAGAACGTGCTCGGCCTTGGCGCTGACGAGATCACTCCTGACTCGGCCATCGGCGACGACCTGGGCGCCGAGTCGCTCGACTTCGTCGAGATGCGCTACAGCCTGGAGCGCCAGCTGGGTATCGTGCTGCCGCAGCGCAGCGTGCTCGATCACTACGCTGCCGCTGCCGGTGATCCACAGGCGCCCTATGACAACGGTCGTCTCAGCCAGGCAGGCGCAGTCGCGCTGCAGAAGAGCTTCTTCGCCTACTCGTCGGAGCAGGCGTCGGCCGGTATGTATCCGGCGCAGGTGATGGGCAACGCCACCGTGCGCAACTGGGCGCTGCTGTGCCTGCGCATCCTCGATCACCTGCCGGAGAAGTGCCCGGACTGCCAGCACACGACGGCGGTTGCCGCGCCGTCCGGCAAGCCTGTCTGCGCCGGCTGCAATGCGCCGCTCAAACCCCTGAGCGGCGACGAGGCGATCGCCGCGTCCATGGCGGCGCTGGTTGCCCCCCGGCAGCGTGAGGAAGTCGCCGCCGCGTAACACCGTTCCCCGCTGACTACCGCAGTCGTTCCTGCCCGTCGCGTCGAAATGGCGCGGCGCAGGTTTCTGCATCTTCGTGATTGCCATCTGCTCGGATGAAGGGCCATGTATTCCGAAACTGAAATAGAACCGCAGGAAGTCGTCGTCACCGGCGTGGGTGTGGTGTGTGCCGGTACGCTGGGCGCGCAGGCGCTGTTTGACCGGCTGGCTGGTGGCCAGACCCTGATACGCGACAACGCCGAACTGACCAGCATGGGTTTCGGCAATCCCGCCTGCGCCTTCGTCGACGAGGTGACCTGGAGCCGCGTCGACGCGCTGATTGGCCAGGTGGAGCCCGAATGGGGCGGCCAGACGCGCCTGGCGATGGCGGCCGCAACGATGGCCTGGCAGCAGGCGGGACTTGGCGGTTCGGTCGAGAATCATGGCGGCGTGTTCCTCGCCAGCAACCGTCAGCTGTTTGACGAACATGCCATCGCCGAACTGGCGCCCATGCTGGATGTGCACGGCGAATCGATCGACTTCGATGCCTATCTGGATGCGCTGGTCGAAGCGGACCGCCGCAGCATCGAGCACCACTATTTCCACAAACAGCAGGATCTGGCCACGCTCGCGCTGGCGCGTCGCTTCGGCCTGCAGGAGCACCACGGTGCCCACGGCGAAGCCTGTGCCGCCGGCGCGATGGCGATCGGTGCGGCCGCCCAGCAGATCCGGTCAGGCCTGATCGACGTGGCCCTCGCCGGCGCGACCGAGACGCCGTGCAACTTC
This genomic stretch from Tahibacter amnicola harbors:
- a CDS encoding acyl carrier protein, whose amino-acid sequence is MKNPYDENKMVALVQATLQNVLGLGADEITPDSAIGDDLGAESLDFVEMRYSLERQLGIVLPQRSVLDHYAAAAGDPQAPYDNGRLSQAGAVALQKSFFAYSSEQASAGMYPAQVMGNATVRNWALLCLRILDHLPEKCPDCQHTTAVAAPSGKPVCAGCNAPLKPLSGDEAIAASMAALVAPRQREEVAAA
- a CDS encoding beta-ketoacyl-[acyl-carrier-protein] synthase family protein, translated to MYSETEIEPQEVVVTGVGVVCAGTLGAQALFDRLAGGQTLIRDNAELTSMGFGNPACAFVDEVTWSRVDALIGQVEPEWGGQTRLAMAAATMAWQQAGLGGSVENHGGVFLASNRQLFDEHAIAELAPMLDVHGESIDFDAYLDALVEADRRSIEHHYFHKQQDLATLALARRFGLQEHHGAHGEACAAGAMAIGAAAQQIRSGLIDVALAGATETPCNFMTFVAFNGVGALADGSSVQGAAISRPFDRERYGFVMGEGSAFLVLESAEHARQRGARILARVKGFAGVLEAHRITSSDADGTEYARCIRLALEDAGLTPADIDHVNAHGTSTPTNDACEAMALKQVFGERIGQVPVTANKSALGHSLANSGAVEAVLSVLSLENQLLLPTANYCEPDEACSGLDVVTQPRPMKVRRVLSNSFGFGGANVSLILEAA